One genomic segment of candidate division WOR-3 bacterium includes these proteins:
- a CDS encoding electron transport complex subunit RsxA, with protein MNTNPLLIFLAAFIVNNILLMRYIGLCPFFGVSTSLTTAFGMSFAVLFVMLIATWVTWIIYHFLLLPLDLIFLRTATFILVIATLVQFVEMFLKKNFKALYVGMGIYLPLITTNCAILAVTFLVIDYKYSLFQSTIFAIGTALGFALVIILFSAIRERLEYAPISRSLKGYPIAFISASLVALAFLGFIGLFGLSL; from the coding sequence ATGAATACTAATCCTTTGTTAATTTTCCTTGCTGCATTCATTGTTAACAATATTCTATTAATGCGTTATATTGGGCTCTGTCCATTTTTCGGTGTCTCAACTTCTTTGACTACTGCTTTTGGGATGAGTTTTGCAGTCCTATTCGTAATGCTGATTGCGACTTGGGTAACTTGGATAATCTACCATTTTCTATTATTACCGCTTGATTTAATCTTTCTCCGTACCGCAACCTTTATTTTAGTTATTGCCACTTTAGTTCAATTTGTGGAGATGTTCTTAAAAAAGAATTTTAAGGCATTATATGTTGGAATGGGCATTTATTTACCTTTGATTACGACCAATTGTGCGATTTTAGCCGTAACATTTTTAGTTATTGATTATAAATACTCCCTGTTCCAATCAACTATTTTTGCAATTGGCACAGCCTTAGGATTTGCTTTAGTCATAATTCTATTTTCCGCAATTCGGGAACGATTAGAATACGCACCGATTTCGCGTTCACTAAAAGGTTATCCGATTGCCTTTATCTCAGCATCCTTAGTGGCTTTAGCATTTCTTGGGTTTATTGGACTATTTGGACTCTCATTATGA
- the rsxE gene encoding electron transport complex subunit RsxE produces MKRKVSRLKYLTDGIIIENPILVIMIGLCPTLATSITAKDALGMGVAASFVLICSNIVVSAIRKFVLDSVRIPIFIIIISTFVTIVDYVMQAYAPALYRVLGVFVPLIVVNCIILGRAEAFAYHHTVFDSFLDGLGKAIGFTLVIVLMGIVREYLSKGSIFGILIGPKFLVSQPMLFMIFPPGGFLLIGILKALINKYIIKPESVD; encoded by the coding sequence ATGAAACGAAAAGTAAGTCGCTTAAAATATCTTACTGATGGAATTATTATCGAAAATCCGATTTTAGTAATTATGATTGGTTTATGCCCAACCTTAGCCACCTCGATAACAGCAAAAGATGCTTTAGGTATGGGTGTTGCCGCATCTTTTGTCTTAATCTGCTCTAATATTGTCGTATCCGCAATTCGAAAATTTGTTTTGGATTCAGTTCGAATTCCAATTTTCATTATTATCATCTCAACTTTTGTGACAATTGTTGATTATGTGATGCAAGCATATGCACCTGCCCTTTATCGAGTATTAGGCGTGTTTGTCCCGTTAATTGTGGTTAATTGTATAATCTTAGGTCGGGCTGAAGCCTTTGCGTATCACCATACAGTCTTTGACTCATTCCTTGACGGATTAGGCAAAGCAATCGGCTTTACTTTAGTGATTGTGCTGATGGGAATAGTGCGTGAATATCTTAGCAAAGGTTCAATATTTGGTATCTTAATCGGTCCTAAATTTTTAGTCTCTCAACCAATGCTCTTTATGATTTTTCCACCTGGAGGATTTCTCTTAATCGGAATCTTAAAAGCATTAATTAATAAATATATTATCAAACCAGAATCTGTTGACTAA
- a CDS encoding T9SS type A sorting domain-containing protein: MQKWILFSILLITTNLLAYACGDGNLTIGSCGNHPTGGRATIYFHPNIPLSINVNQEINISVILKLGPTTNRLAGIMLVNGTGNLPSNDGWIIRQDPNGNVIPYNYNEKQNLPDSIEFLWILRAPTTAGTRRFRAKLFYGDNGAKSKEATPIDINVLPVGIVENEFITQSKLNILIPTIVKTNLELETKDRQFNGYIEIYTISGKSVLPKIAIPTKSRFTVDLKALNPGIYFIGLFSQDKTVFQKFIKIN; encoded by the coding sequence ATGCAAAAATGGATACTTTTCAGTATATTATTAATCACGACAAATTTATTGGCTTATGCTTGTGGTGATGGAAATTTAACTATTGGTTCCTGCGGCAATCATCCGACAGGTGGCCGGGCAACAATTTATTTTCATCCTAATATTCCCCTCTCAATAAATGTTAATCAAGAAATAAATATTAGTGTTATCCTCAAATTAGGACCAACCACAAATCGATTAGCCGGAATAATGTTAGTCAATGGAACCGGAAATCTGCCTTCAAACGATGGCTGGATTATCCGACAAGACCCAAATGGAAATGTTATTCCGTATAATTATAACGAAAAACAGAACTTACCTGATAGCATCGAATTTCTGTGGATACTCCGGGCGCCAACCACTGCTGGCACTCGCAGATTTCGAGCAAAATTATTCTATGGTGATAATGGTGCAAAAAGTAAAGAAGCAACACCAATTGATATCAATGTCTTACCTGTCGGAATTGTTGAGAATGAATTTATCACACAATCTAAATTAAATATTCTAATTCCAACCATTGTCAAAACAAATCTGGAATTAGAAACTAAGGATAGACAATTTAATGGTTACATTGAGATTTATACCATTTCTGGTAAGTCCGTATTACCTAAAATCGCCATACCAACAAAATCTCGATTTACTGTTGACCTTAAAGCATTAAATCCTGGCATATATTTTATCGGTTTATTCAGTCAGGATAAAACTGTGTTCCAGAAATTTATTAAGATTAACTAA